The DNA segment GCGGGAGACACCTACACACGACGTGACCCGCCGCGACCCGTCCTGCACAATGCCGATCTCGTCTCGTACGTCGGGGTCTATAAAAATGATGTCCATGACCTGTTTATCCTCGAGCGGGAGGGCCAGCTGTTTACCCTGCTCGACTGGATTCGTTATTTCCCGCTCGCGCCGGACGACGCTGCCTCCTTCACCTTTCCCGACGAAGGCATGTTCGGAGGTGAAACGGTCAGCTTTGTGCGCGATGCTGCCGGCAAGGTCGTAGCCGTCACCCTCGCCAATATGACCTTCGAGCGGGCACCTGATCCCGTCTACCCGATCGCCGCTACGCCCCTGCCCGTCCCCCAGTCCCTCGACCGATTGATTCAGGAGGCCAGAACCGCATCCCCTCCCGTCGACGCGGCGAACATGAAGCCGCCCGAGCTGGTCGATATCGCCATCGTCGACCCCCTGTTGAACCTCGACATTCGCTACGCGCACAACGACAACATCCTCGGTCAAGCCATCTACGAGGAGCCACGCGCCCTGCTCCAGAAACCGGTTTCCGACGCGCTGTTCCGCGTCCAGGCGGCCGTCCGGCGAGATGGGTATGGCCTCATCATCTTCGATGCCTACCAGCCCTGGCACCTGTCCAGGGTCCTGTGGCAGGCCGCTCCCGATTCCCTCAAACACTTCTTCGCCGAGCCGTCGGTCGGCAGCTCGCAGAATCGAGCCTGCGCCGTGGCGCTTAATCTATACGACCTCGACTCGGGCAGCCCCATGGCCATGCCTACCGAGGTCGGGGCGCTGACTCCCGAGGCCTCCGCGAGTTATCCGATTACCGACAACCAGTTGCGCTGGAATCGAGACTTCCTTCGCACCGTCATGGAAGCCGAGGGGTTTGCCGTTCACCCCTACACGTGGTGGATGTTCGAGCACACCGGTTGCGCCGGCTACCCTATCCTGAACGAGTCGTTCTCTTCCATAGGCCCGTTCATGCACGTCGCCGCGCCCACACCGCCGCAAAACGCGTTTACCCTCGACCCCTGATCGAGTGTGGCGTAGCATGGGAGATGCATCAAATCAAAAGGCCCGGTTCGCTCGAAAGCGGCCCGGGCCTTTGTTATCGCATGCGGTTCAGACCGAGTAGTCAGTCCGCTTCCACCGACTCCACGTCGCTCGCCTTGCCGACGATCGGCGAGAACGAGGTGGCGGCGCGGGCAGCGGCGGAGCTGCTCCCGATGGCGGCCTGCAGTTCGGCGAGCTCCTTGCGCGAACCCACGACGATGTCGCGGAAGCGACGCTGACCGGAGCCGGCCGGGATGAGGTGACCCACGATCACGTTTTCCTTGAGACCGTAGAGCGGGTCGACCTGCGCGTTTATCGCGGCGTCCGTGAGCACCTTCGTCGTCTCCTGGAAGGAGGCGGCCGAGATGAACGAATCGGTCGAAAGCGACGCTTGCGTGATACCGAGCAGGATCGGCTCGGCAACGGCCGGCTGCGAATCGCGGACCTGAATCTGCTTCAAGTCGCGCCGCTTCAGGTCAGAGTTCATCTCGCGCAACCGCCGGCGGCTGATCAGCTCGCCCACGGAATGCGAGTTGGCGCCGCCCGGGTCCACGATCACGAAACGGTCGTACAGATCGTCGTTTAGCTCTTCGAGGACAAAGCGATCGACCGTATCCTGCTCAAGCAGGTTCGTGTCGCCCGGATCCGTGATGCGCACCTTCTGCATCATCTGACGCACGATCACCTCGATGTGCTTGTCATTGATCGTCACACCCTGGAGACGATACACTTCCTGCACTTCGTTCACGAGGTACTCCTGCACGGCCTTTGGCCCCAGAATGCTCAGGATATCCTGCGGCGATACCTGGCCGTCGGAAAGCGGGTCGCCGGCACGTACGAAGTCGTTCTCGTGCACCAACAGGTACTTTGAGAGCGATACCAGGTACGTTTTCGAGATGTCGCCATCTCGGCTTGTGACGATCACCTCCTGGGCGCCGCGTTTACGGCCGCCGAACGTAACGACACCGTCGATCTCGCTAACAACGGCGGGATCGGTCGGGATGCGCGCCTCGACGAGTTCCGTAACACGAGGCAGACCACCCGTGATGTCGCGCGTTTTAGCGGACTGGCGCGGGATTTTTGCCAGCACCTGGCCGGCCTGTACCACTTCACCGGCTTCGATCTGAAGACGCGCGCGAATCGGCAGGGGGTACTCGCGAATGTCCCCTTTGGCGGTCGCAACCAGGATGGCCGGCGTCAGGTTACGCTCACGGCTTTCCATGATGACCTTCTCCTTGTAGCCTGTCTGCTCGTCCGACTCCTCGCGGTACGTCGTACCGTCGACAATATCCTGGAAGGATACCTTACCGGATACCTCCGAGAGGCGCACGGAGTTGTACGGGTCCCAGCTGGCCAGCACGGCGCCTTTCTCGATCGTATCGCCATCGGAGACTAGCACTTCCGCGCCGTAGGGGATGATGTACGCGATCAACTGCCGGCCCTCTTCATTCGGGTCGGTGATGCGGATTTCCCCCTGACGGGCAAGTACTACCTCCTTCGTCGATTCACCGTTGTCAAACGAGACGGTACGGAGGTTTTCGTACACGACGCGCCCGCCAAACTTGGTCTGGATCGTACTTTCGGCCGCGATACGCGAAGCGGCGCCGCCGATGTGGAACGTACGGAGCGTAAGCTGCGTGCCCGGCTCGCCGATCGACTGGGCGGCGACGACACCGACGGCCTCGCCGGCCTCCACGATGCGGTTCGAACCGAGGTTACGCCCGTAGCACAGGGCACACGCACCGCGACGCGCTTCACACGTGAGCACGGAGCGGATTTCGACTTCCTCAATTGACGTTTCCGAGATCCTACGCGCCGTGGTCTCGTCGATCATCTCGTTGGCGCCCACAATGCGGTCGCCGGTCAGCGGATCATCAACATCGTGAACCGATACGCGGCCGAGAATACGGTCCGAAAGCGGTTCAACGATGTCCTCGTTATCCTTGAGTGCTGAAATCCGGATACCGCGAAGTGTACCACAATCCGTCTGGGTGATCGTCACATCCTGGGCAACGTCAACCAGACGACGCGTCAGGTAGCCGGCATCCGCCGTCTTGAGGGCCGTGTCGGCCAGACCCTTCCGGGCCCCGTGCGTCGAGATGAAGTACTCGAGCACCGAAAGGCCTTCCTTGAAGTTCGAGATGATCGGGTTTTCGATGATTTCGCCGGCGGAGCCGATAAGGCTCTTCTGTGGCTTGGCCATCAACCCGCGCATCCCGCCGAGCTGACGAATCTGCTCCTTGGAACCACGAGCACCGGAGTCCGCCATCATGTAGATCGCGTTGAAACCGTCTTCGTCCAGCTTCAAGGCATCAAACAGCACCTCGGAAACGAGGCTGTTCGTGCGCGTCCAGATGTCGATTACCTTGTTGTAGCGCTCGTTCTCCGTGATGTGACCCATCTCGTAGAAATTGCGCGCCTGCTCAACCTCAACGGTGGCCTCCGAGATCAACTTCTCCTTCGCGTCCGGCACCACGATGTTGGCCAGCGAGAACGTAAGGCCGGCCGTCGTGGCACGTTCGAACCCGAGGTTTTTGATGTCGTCCAGGAAGCGCGCCGAACGGGCAAAACCCGTGGCCGAAAGCACGCGCGAGATGATGCCACGCAGGCTCTTCTTGGTGAGGACTTCGTTGATGAAGCCCACTTCCTCGGGCACGACCTCGTTAAAGAGGACGCGGCCGACGGTCGTTTCGATCAACTCGCCATTCGGTGTGCGTACGGTGACCTTCGCATGCTGCGCGACAACTCCGCGGTCGAACGCCTGACGCGCCTCTCCCATGCTGCCAAAACGCATGCCCTCGCCTTTCTGACCGTTTTTACCCTTGGTCAGATAGTAGAGGCCAAGCACCATGTCCTGCGTAGGCACCGTCACCGGGCCGCCGTGGGCCGGGCTGAGGATGTTATGGCTCGCGAGCATGAGGATCATGGCCTCAAGGCACGAGTCGTAGCTGAGCGGCACGTGGACCGCCATCTGGTCGCCGTCGAAGTCGGCGTTAAACGCCGTACAGACGAGCGGGTGGAGCCGGATGGCCTTCCCTTCGATGAGCACGGGCTGGAACGCCTGAATGCCCAGACGATGCAACGTCGGGGCGCGGTTGAGGAGCACCGGCCGGCCATCGATCACCTTCTCAAGGATGTCCCACACATCGGCCGTCCGGCGATCGACCACCTTCTTGGCGCTCTTCACCGTCTTCACAATACCACGCTCGATGAGCTTGCGGATGATAAACGGCTTGAACAACTCGACCGCCATTTCTTTCGGCAGACCGCACTGGTGCAATTCCAGCTCCGGACCGACGACGATGACGGAACGACCCGAGTAGTCGACGCGCTTGCCGAGCAGGTTCTGCCGGAAGCGGCCCTGCTTGCCCTTGAGCATGTCGGAGAGCGACTTCAGGGCGCGGTTCGAATCCGAGCGGACGGCGTTGGCCTTGCGGCTGTTGTCGAACAGCGAGTCTACCGCTTCCTGCAACATGCGCTTTTCGTTGCGCAGGATGACCTCGGGCGCCTTGATATCGATCAGGCGCTTGAGGCGGTTGTTGCGGATGATGACACGGCGATACAAGTCGTTCAGGTCGCTCGTGGCGAACCGGCCGCCTTCGAGCGGCACCAGCGGGCGCAACTCGGGCGGGATGACCGGGATGACGCGCATGACCATCCATTCCGGACGGTTCTCCATCCGGCGGTTGGCTTCACGGAACGCCTCGACGACGGCCAGACGCTTGAGCGCTTCCGCCTTACGCTGCTGGCTCGTTTCGGTCTTGACCTGGAACCGTAGCTCCTGGGCGAGCGGCTCCATCGTGAGCCGGCCCAGCATCATCTCGACCGCCTCGCCGCCGATTTTCGCGATAAACTTCTCCGGGTCCTCGTCGTCCAGACGATTGTTGTCTTCGCGAATCTGGTAGAGCACGTTGAAGTACTCGTCCTCGCTCAGCAACTGATCCTGTTCGACCCCCAGCTTTTCGGCCGCGCCGGGCTGGATCACAATGTAATTTTCGTAATAGATCACCCGCTCCAGGTCTTTCGACTTGATGCCCAACAGGTGGCCGATCTTGTTGGGGAGCGTCTTGAAATACCAGATATGGACGACCGGCACGCTCAGCGTGATGTGGCCCATGCGCTCGCGACGAACCGCTTTCTGGGTGACTTCCACGCCGCATCGGTCGCAGATGATACCCTTATAGCGGATCCGCTTGTACTTGCCGCAGTGGCACTCCCAGTCCTTGACGGGGCCGAAGATCTTCTCGCAAAAAAGCCCGTCTTTCTCCGGCTTGAACGAGCGATAGTTGATCGTTTCTGGCTTCAGCACTTCCCCGTAGGACCGCTCGAGGATCGCTTCGGGCGAGGCCAGGCTGATGGTGATCTGGGTAAAGTTCTTTCTAACCTTCTGCGTTTTTCCGTACGGCATATCTAATTCCGAATGTCGAATGTCGAGTGACGAAGACCAGCAGCCTCTCGCCGGCGTTCCGACGGCGAGAGGCGCACGCATCTAATCTGTCAATCCAGCTTCACTTCGAGCCCGAGGCCCTGCAACTCGCGGACGAGCACGTTGAAGCTTTCGGGTGTGCCGGCTTCGGGCATGTTATCGCCCTTGACGATGGACTCGTAGGCCTTCGAGCGGCCCTGGACGTCGTCGGACTTATACGTAAGCATCTCCTGGAGCGTGCTGGCCGCGCCGTACGCATACAGTGCCCAGACTTCCATCTCCCCGAGACGTTGTCCACCGAACTGCGCCTTGCCACCCAGCGGCTGTTGGGTGATAAGACTGTAGGGCCCGATGCTCCGGGCGTGGATCTTGTCGTCCACAAGGTGACTCAACTTGAGCATGTAGATGACGCCGACGGTCGTCTTCTGGTCAAACGGATCACCCGTGCGGCCGTCGTACAGTTGGGCGCGTCCGTCGACCGGCAGGCCGGCAGCGGCGAGTTCGGCCGTAACGTCATCCATCTTGGCGCCGTCAAAAATCGGCGTCGCGTACTTCTTACCGAGCTTGAGACCCGCCCAGGCCAGGAGCGTCTCGAATATCTGCCCCAGGTTCATACGCGAAGGCACGCCCAACGGATTGAGCACGATGTCGACCGGCGTACCGTCTTCAAGGAACGGCATGTCCTCGTGCGGCACGATGCGGGCAATGACGCCCTTATTGCCGTGCCGACCGGCCATCTTGTCGCCCACCTGGATTTTGCGCTTTTTGGCGACATACACTTTGGCGAGCTGGACGATGCCCGGCGGCAACTCGTCGCCCATCTGCACCTGGTGACGCCGGCGCTTCGCGTCGCTCTGGATGCGGCTGTAGATCGTGTGGTAGTTGCGCAGCAACTTCCGGATCTTCCGGTTCACTTTGTCATCCGTCGTGAACCCTTTGCGCACACCCAGCTGAACCGGCTGGATCTCGGCAAACGCCTCCTTCGAGAACTTGGCGCCTTCCGGCACCACGATGCGGCCTTCGCGATCCTCCACGCCGGCGCTCTTCTGGCCCTCGAGGAGCTGGAAGAACTTGTCGAAGAAACGGCGATTGATATGGCCCACTTCGTGGTCCAGGTCGCTCTCGATCTCGGTGATGCGCTGCTGCTCAATCTTCTTCGAAGCCGGATCCAGCTTGCGACGGCTGAACAACTTCGTGTCGATCACCACGCCCTTCATGCCGGGAGGCGCCTTCAATGAGGCATCCTTCACGTCGCCGGCCTTGTCACCGAAAATGGCGCGCAACAGCTTCTCTTCCGGCGTCGGGTCGGTCTCGCCCTTTGGCGTGATCTTGCCCACGATGATGTCGCCGGCCTTCACTTCCGCACCAATGCGGATGATGCCGCGCTCGTCGAGGTCCTTCGTGGCCTCTTCCGACACGTTCGGGATCTCACGCGTCAACTCCTCCTCCCCGCGCTTCGTGTCGCGCACCTGAAGTTCGAACTCCTCGATATGCACCGAGGTGTAGACGTCTTCGGCGACCAGCTTCTCGGAGATGACGATGGCGTCTTCGAAGTTGTAGCCGCGCCAGGGCATAAAGGCCACCAGCACGTTTTTGCCCAGCGCCAACTCGCCCTTTTCCGTCGCAAAGCCTTCCGTCAGCGGCGAGTCTTTTTCGACCCGCTGCCCGGTTTTCACGATGGGCGTCTGGTTGATGCACGTATCCTGGTTCGTGCGGCGGAATTTGGTCAGGAAGTAGGTTTTAATCGTGTCCTCGAACGCCACGTCGGCGTCGTCGGCATCGGTATCGTACCGGACGATCACGCGGGATGCATCGGCAAACTCGATCACCCCGGGGGCCTCGGCCACCAGCACCGCGCGCGAGTCGCGGGCGATGCGGCCTTCGAGACCGGTGCCAACAATCGGCGACTGGGGCCGGAGCAACGGCACGGCCTGGCGCTGCATGTTCGAGCCCATCAGGGCGCGGTTGGCGTCATCGTGCTCGAGGAACGGGATCAGGCTCGCCGCCGGCGATACGATCTGGTTCGGAGCGATGTCCATGTACTCCACTTTGTCCGGAGGGACAATCGGGAAGTCGCCACGGTACCGGCACTTGACGTATTTGTTGATGTACTCGCCTTTCTCGGTGATCGGCGCGTTGGCCTGAGCGATGATCACGTCATCCTCCTCCTCCGCCGTCAGGTACCGGATCTCATCGGTCACCACACTGTCCTTCACCACCCGATAGGGCGTCTCAATGAAGCCGAACTGGTTGACGAAGGCATGGACGCAGAGGGACGAAATGAGGCCGATGTTCGGGCCTTCCGGCGTTT comes from the Rhodothermales bacterium genome and includes:
- the rpoC gene encoding DNA-directed RNA polymerase subunit beta', translating into MPYGKTQKVRKNFTQITISLASPEAILERSYGEVLKPETINYRSFKPEKDGLFCEKIFGPVKDWECHCGKYKRIRYKGIICDRCGVEVTQKAVRRERMGHITLSVPVVHIWYFKTLPNKIGHLLGIKSKDLERVIYYENYIVIQPGAAEKLGVEQDQLLSEDEYFNVLYQIREDNNRLDDEDPEKFIAKIGGEAVEMMLGRLTMEPLAQELRFQVKTETSQQRKAEALKRLAVVEAFREANRRMENRPEWMVMRVIPVIPPELRPLVPLEGGRFATSDLNDLYRRVIIRNNRLKRLIDIKAPEVILRNEKRMLQEAVDSLFDNSRKANAVRSDSNRALKSLSDMLKGKQGRFRQNLLGKRVDYSGRSVIVVGPELELHQCGLPKEMAVELFKPFIIRKLIERGIVKTVKSAKKVVDRRTADVWDILEKVIDGRPVLLNRAPTLHRLGIQAFQPVLIEGKAIRLHPLVCTAFNADFDGDQMAVHVPLSYDSCLEAMILMLASHNILSPAHGGPVTVPTQDMVLGLYYLTKGKNGQKGEGMRFGSMGEARQAFDRGVVAQHAKVTVRTPNGELIETTVGRVLFNEVVPEEVGFINEVLTKKSLRGIISRVLSATGFARSARFLDDIKNLGFERATTAGLTFSLANIVVPDAKEKLISEATVEVEQARNFYEMGHITENERYNKVIDIWTRTNSLVSEVLFDALKLDEDGFNAIYMMADSGARGSKEQIRQLGGMRGLMAKPQKSLIGSAGEIIENPIISNFKEGLSVLEYFISTHGARKGLADTALKTADAGYLTRRLVDVAQDVTITQTDCGTLRGIRISALKDNEDIVEPLSDRILGRVSVHDVDDPLTGDRIVGANEMIDETTARRISETSIEEVEIRSVLTCEARRGACALCYGRNLGSNRIVEAGEAVGVVAAQSIGEPGTQLTLRTFHIGGAASRIAAESTIQTKFGGRVVYENLRTVSFDNGESTKEVVLARQGEIRITDPNEEGRQLIAYIIPYGAEVLVSDGDTIEKGAVLASWDPYNSVRLSEVSGKVSFQDIVDGTTYREESDEQTGYKEKVIMESRERNLTPAILVATAKGDIREYPLPIRARLQIEAGEVVQAGQVLAKIPRQSAKTRDITGGLPRVTELVEARIPTDPAVVSEIDGVVTFGGRKRGAQEVIVTSRDGDISKTYLVSLSKYLLVHENDFVRAGDPLSDGQVSPQDILSILGPKAVQEYLVNEVQEVYRLQGVTINDKHIEVIVRQMMQKVRITDPGDTNLLEQDTVDRFVLEELNDDLYDRFVIVDPGGANSHSVGELISRRRLREMNSDLKRRDLKQIQVRDSQPAVAEPILLGITQASLSTDSFISAASFQETTKVLTDAAINAQVDPLYGLKENVIVGHLIPAGSGQRRFRDIVVGSRKELAELQAAIGSSSAAARAATSFSPIVGKASDVESVEAD
- the rpoB gene encoding DNA-directed RNA polymerase subunit beta → MPNTITEPGGVVERVTFSRTRAVKDYPDFLDVQLQSYGEFVQEDAPPEERADVGLQAVFKEHFPIQDSRERYTLEFLHYSLDAPKHSVAECIAQGLTFSVPLKAKLRLSSKEDEDEDEAEEAIEQEVYLGNLPAMTERGTFVINGAERVVVSQLHRSPGVFFGQSMHPNGTELFSARVIPFRGSWIEFSTDVNNVMWAYIDRKKKLPVTSLLRALGYSTDEELVRIFDLAEEHAVDTKKNFKKFEGRKLAASVFVMETKEVVDEDTGEVVDTKQERKILFPAEHVVEEDDINVLKEAGITRIHLLHVDIGDDSVDKSALLNTIKKDATHTEEEALEYLYLQLRGTEAPDLETARSVLERLFFSEKRYDLGDVGRYRINRRLRLGDDNKTLTLTREDILAIIRELVNLQNGKSSVDDIDHLSNRRVRTVGEQLAAQFSLGLARMARTIKERMNLRDAESFTPQDLVNARTVSSVINSFFGTNQLSQFMDQTNPLAELTHKRRMSALGPGGLTRERAGFEVRDVHYTHYGRLCPIETPEGPNIGLISSLCVHAFVNQFGFIETPYRVVKDSVVTDEIRYLTAEEEDDVIIAQANAPITEKGEYINKYVKCRYRGDFPIVPPDKVEYMDIAPNQIVSPAASLIPFLEHDDANRALMGSNMQRQAVPLLRPQSPIVGTGLEGRIARDSRAVLVAEAPGVIEFADASRVIVRYDTDADDADVAFEDTIKTYFLTKFRRTNQDTCINQTPIVKTGQRVEKDSPLTEGFATEKGELALGKNVLVAFMPWRGYNFEDAIVISEKLVAEDVYTSVHIEEFELQVRDTKRGEEELTREIPNVSEEATKDLDERGIIRIGAEVKAGDIIVGKITPKGETDPTPEEKLLRAIFGDKAGDVKDASLKAPPGMKGVVIDTKLFSRRKLDPASKKIEQQRITEIESDLDHEVGHINRRFFDKFFQLLEGQKSAGVEDREGRIVVPEGAKFSKEAFAEIQPVQLGVRKGFTTDDKVNRKIRKLLRNYHTIYSRIQSDAKRRRHQVQMGDELPPGIVQLAKVYVAKKRKIQVGDKMAGRHGNKGVIARIVPHEDMPFLEDGTPVDIVLNPLGVPSRMNLGQIFETLLAWAGLKLGKKYATPIFDGAKMDDVTAELAAAGLPVDGRAQLYDGRTGDPFDQKTTVGVIYMLKLSHLVDDKIHARSIGPYSLITQQPLGGKAQFGGQRLGEMEVWALYAYGAASTLQEMLTYKSDDVQGRSKAYESIVKGDNMPEAGTPESFNVLVRELQGLGLEVKLD